A single window of Polaribacter sp. SA4-10 DNA harbors:
- the rfbC gene encoding dTDP-4-dehydrorhamnose 3,5-epimerase — translation MIVTKTDLEDCFIIKPQIFGDERGYFFETFNKEKFQKLTNLEIVFLQDNEAFSNKGILRGLHFQKGKFAQAKLVRVVKGKVLDVAVDLRPESKSFGKHFSIILSGENKNQLFVPRGFAHGYSVLEDNTIVSYKCDNYYQPDAEDGLIYNDEGLGIDWMLKEEEIVLSEKDKNLKTFN, via the coding sequence ATGATAGTTACAAAAACTGATTTAGAAGATTGCTTTATAATTAAACCACAAATTTTTGGAGATGAAAGAGGTTACTTTTTTGAAACTTTTAATAAAGAAAAGTTCCAAAAATTAACCAATTTAGAAATAGTTTTTTTGCAGGATAATGAGGCATTTTCAAATAAAGGTATTTTAAGAGGGTTGCATTTTCAAAAAGGTAAGTTTGCACAAGCAAAATTAGTTAGAGTTGTAAAAGGAAAAGTTTTAGACGTAGCAGTAGATTTAAGGCCTGAATCAAAATCTTTTGGCAAACATTTTTCAATTATTTTATCAGGAGAAAATAAAAATCAACTTTTTGTTCCAAGAGGTTTTGCACATGGATATTCTGTTTTAGAAGATAATACTATTGTATCTTATAAATGTGATAATTATTATCAACCAGATGCAGAAGATGGTTTGATTTATAATGATGAAGGTTTGGGAATTGATTGGATGTTGAAGGAGGAGGAAATCGTATTATCAGAAAAAGATAAAAATTTGAAAACGTTTAATTAG
- the rnpA gene encoding ribonuclease P protein component — protein sequence MKNTLGKQERLKSKKIIERLYKEGISVKAFPFRMMYLQTEHTSDFPAQVGVTVPKRNFKNAPDRNRIKRLMRETYRLQKEIVYNNLEKPCVFMISYIGREEWKYEELYAKMEKLLTLFINDVKNKEDEES from the coding sequence ATGAAGAATACTTTAGGAAAACAAGAACGTTTAAAAAGTAAGAAAATAATAGAAAGACTTTATAAAGAAGGAATTTCTGTTAAAGCTTTCCCTTTTAGAATGATGTATTTACAAACAGAACACACATCAGATTTTCCTGCACAAGTTGGAGTTACTGTTCCTAAGAGGAATTTTAAAAATGCACCGGATAGAAACCGAATAAAAAGGTTAATGCGTGAAACATATCGTTTGCAAAAAGAAATTGTATATAATAATTTAGAGAAACCTTGTGTTTTTATGATTTCATATATTGGTAGAGAAGAATGGAAGTATGAAGAGTTGTATGCTAAAATGGAGAAGTTACTAACGTTATTTATTAACGATGTAAAAAATAAAGAAGATGAAGAGAGTTAA
- the rfbA gene encoding glucose-1-phosphate thymidylyltransferase RfbA: MKGIVLAGGSGTRLHPITLAVSKQLMPVYDKPMIYYPISVLMLAGINEILIISTPQDLPLFKRLLGDGKKLGCDFQYAIQENPNGLAEAFIIGEKFIGKDKVALILGDNIFYGSGLPKLLKANNNPNGGIVYAYHVNDPERYGVVDFDENMNAISIEEKPLNPKSNYAVPGIYFYDNSVIEIAKNMKPSKRGELEITDINKIYLENGNLSVRVLDRGTAWLDTGTFDSLMQASQFVQVIEERQGLKIGSIEEAAYRSGFITKEQLYKLVAPLLKSGYGESLMKL; the protein is encoded by the coding sequence ATGAAAGGAATAGTTTTAGCAGGAGGTTCAGGTACAAGATTACATCCAATTACATTGGCTGTAAGTAAACAATTAATGCCTGTTTATGATAAACCAATGATTTATTATCCGATTTCTGTATTAATGTTAGCAGGAATTAATGAAATATTAATTATTTCTACACCACAAGATTTACCTTTATTTAAAAGGTTATTAGGTGATGGTAAAAAATTAGGATGTGATTTTCAGTATGCTATACAAGAAAATCCAAATGGATTGGCTGAAGCGTTTATTATAGGAGAGAAATTTATTGGAAAAGATAAAGTAGCTTTAATTTTAGGAGATAATATTTTTTATGGATCTGGTCTGCCAAAATTATTAAAAGCAAATAACAACCCTAATGGAGGAATTGTTTATGCCTATCATGTAAATGACCCTGAAAGATATGGTGTAGTTGATTTTGATGAAAATATGAATGCAATTTCTATTGAAGAAAAACCATTAAATCCAAAATCTAATTATGCAGTACCAGGTATTTATTTTTATGATAATTCTGTGATTGAAATTGCAAAAAACATGAAACCTAGTAAACGAGGTGAATTAGAAATTACAGATATAAATAAAATATATTTAGAGAACGGAAATTTATCTGTAAGAGTTTTAGATAGAGGTACGGCTTGGTTAGATACGGGTACTTTTGACTCTTTAATGCAAGCATCTCAATTTGTACAGGTAATAGAAGAAAGACAAGGTTTAAAAATAGGTTCTATTGAAGAAGCAGCTTATAGAAGTGGTTTTATAACAAAAGAACAATTATATAAATTAGTAGCACCTTTATTGAAAAGTGGTTATGGAGAAAGCTTAATGAAACTATAA
- a CDS encoding S41 family peptidase, translated as MKRVNFKNSTLVILLVATIFLSFSFKSKFFEVAKQIEIYNTLFKELNMYYVDEINPAELTNKAIKNTLKDLDPYTNFYNEQDVEDAKIRRAGEYGGIGVAVFYNKKGIVISEVYKGFSADKVELKIGDIIISVDGQLINNMERDQLSMFLKGIPNSKLLVEIDRQGNIIKKELIRDKIVVNPVPFFEMINEETGYIVLTRFNDKASSEVKKAFRELKKKGMKNLVFDLRGNPGGSLMESINISNFFLPKGKTIVTTKAKVKKWSNTYRTTNAPLDLEIPIVVLVNGRSASASEIVSGSLQDYDRAVIMGQRSFGKGLVQRYRELTYGTQLKVTISKYYTPSGRCIQELDYANRDKNGKVPKFSDTGINAFKTENGRKVFDGGGILPDVIIASSKRTAATKKLLSSKAIFNFATDYFYENNKIKDVENYQFKDVDFKKFINYLADETAFETEQESLFKKAYSSVEKSSVSKEYEHIKRKLFENKIDEITKNKDILKEHLKSEIIKRYYYKEGVYKHNLKNDKVISEAVKLLNEENRYVKVLSNQ; from the coding sequence ATGAAGAGAGTTAATTTTAAAAACAGCACACTTGTTATTTTATTGGTTGCAACGATTTTTTTATCGTTTTCATTTAAATCCAAATTTTTTGAAGTAGCAAAACAAATTGAAATTTACAATACACTTTTTAAAGAGTTAAATATGTATTATGTAGATGAAATAAACCCTGCTGAACTTACAAACAAAGCCATTAAAAACACCCTAAAAGACTTAGATCCTTACACCAATTTTTATAACGAACAAGATGTTGAAGATGCTAAAATTAGAAGAGCTGGAGAGTATGGTGGTATTGGAGTTGCTGTTTTTTACAACAAAAAAGGAATTGTAATTAGTGAGGTTTATAAAGGTTTTTCTGCAGATAAAGTGGAGTTAAAAATTGGTGATATTATTATTTCTGTTGACGGACAATTAATAAACAATATGGAAAGAGATCAACTTTCTATGTTTTTAAAAGGAATACCAAACAGCAAGCTTTTAGTAGAAATTGATCGACAAGGAAATATTATTAAAAAAGAATTAATAAGAGATAAAATAGTTGTAAATCCTGTTCCTTTTTTTGAGATGATAAATGAGGAAACAGGTTATATTGTTCTTACTCGTTTTAATGATAAAGCTTCATCTGAAGTGAAAAAAGCGTTTAGAGAATTGAAGAAGAAAGGTATGAAAAACCTGGTTTTCGATTTAAGAGGAAATCCTGGGGGTTCTTTAATGGAGTCTATTAATATTTCTAACTTCTTTTTACCGAAAGGAAAAACGATAGTAACTACAAAGGCAAAAGTTAAAAAATGGAGCAATACTTATAGAACAACAAATGCTCCTTTAGATTTAGAAATTCCGATTGTGGTTTTGGTAAATGGACGTTCTGCATCTGCATCAGAAATTGTTAGTGGATCTTTACAAGATTATGATAGAGCTGTAATTATGGGGCAACGTTCTTTTGGTAAAGGGCTTGTACAGCGCTATAGGGAGCTAACTTATGGTACACAATTAAAAGTAACAATTTCTAAATACTACACACCAAGTGGAAGATGTATTCAAGAATTAGATTATGCAAACAGAGATAAAAATGGCAAAGTGCCTAAATTTTCAGATACTGGAATTAATGCCTTTAAAACTGAAAATGGAAGAAAAGTTTTTGATGGAGGAGGTATTTTACCAGATGTAATTATAGCCAGTTCAAAAAGAACAGCTGCAACTAAAAAGTTACTTTCTTCAAAAGCTATTTTTAATTTTGCGACTGATTATTTTTATGAAAATAATAAAATAAAGGATGTTGAAAACTATCAATTTAAAGATGTTGATTTTAAGAAGTTTATAAATTATTTAGCAGATGAGACTGCTTTTGAAACAGAACAAGAATCATTATTTAAAAAAGCATATTCATCAGTAGAAAAAAGCAGTGTTTCTAAAGAATATGAACATATAAAAAGAAAATTATTTGAGAATAAAATTGATGAAATAACTAAAAATAAAGATATTTTAAAAGAACATCTTAAATCTGAGATTATAAAAAGATATTATTACAAAGAAGGTGTTTATAAACATAATTTAAAAAACGATAAAGTAATATCTGAGGCAGTAAAATTGTTAAATGAAGAGAATAGATATGTTAAAGTATTATCTAATCAATAA
- the rfbB gene encoding dTDP-glucose 4,6-dehydratase — protein MQTILVTGGAGFIGSNFIPFFLKNNSEYHVVNLDLLTYAGDFANLKEVEKSDRYTFVEGDICDRNLVESLFDKHSFTGVIHFAAESHVDNSITNPDAFVRTNVFGTFNLLDVAKNYWMDSPNVYKRGFEDCRFHHISTDEVYGTLGETGLFTEETSYAPNSPYSASKASSDFMVRSYYHTYGMNVVTTNCSNNYGPKQHDEKLIPTIIRKALSGEQIPIYGDGKNIRDWLYVLDHCKGIEMVFRTGKTGETYNIGGKNERDNLYIVDTICEILDTVIPKEKSYKEQISFVKDRPGHDFRYAIDASKIEESLGWKAEENFETGIKKTIEWYLAKYQK, from the coding sequence ATGCAAACAATTTTAGTTACTGGTGGAGCAGGTTTTATTGGGTCTAATTTTATTCCATTTTTTTTGAAAAATAATTCAGAATATCATGTTGTAAACTTAGATTTATTAACATATGCTGGAGATTTTGCTAATTTAAAAGAAGTTGAGAAATCTGATAGATATACTTTTGTAGAAGGAGATATTTGTGATAGAAACTTGGTAGAATCACTTTTTGATAAACACAGCTTTACTGGCGTAATTCATTTTGCAGCGGAATCTCATGTAGATAATTCAATAACAAATCCAGATGCTTTTGTTAGAACAAATGTTTTTGGCACTTTTAATTTATTGGACGTTGCAAAGAATTATTGGATGGATTCGCCAAATGTATATAAGAGAGGTTTTGAAGATTGTAGGTTTCATCATATTTCTACAGATGAAGTTTATGGAACTTTAGGAGAAACAGGTTTATTTACAGAAGAAACTTCGTATGCTCCAAATAGCCCTTACAGTGCTTCTAAAGCTTCTTCAGATTTTATGGTTAGAAGTTATTATCATACGTATGGAATGAATGTTGTAACAACAAATTGTTCTAATAATTATGGACCAAAACAGCATGATGAAAAACTAATTCCAACAATAATTAGGAAAGCTTTGTCTGGAGAGCAAATTCCCATTTATGGAGATGGAAAAAACATTAGAGATTGGCTGTATGTTTTAGATCATTGTAAAGGAATTGAAATGGTGTTTAGAACGGGGAAAACAGGAGAAACATATAATATTGGAGGGAAAAATGAACGAGATAATTTATATATTGTTGATACAATTTGTGAGATTTTAGATACAGTTATACCGAAAGAAAAATCATATAAGGAACAAATTAGCTTTGTAAAAGATAGACCAGGTCATGATTTTAGATATGCTATAGATGCTTCAAAAATTGAAGAAAGTTTAGGTTGGAAAGCAGAAGAAAATTTTGAAACTGGGATAAAAAAAACAATTGAATGGTATCTTGCCAAATATCAAAAATAA